In Ammospiza nelsoni isolate bAmmNel1 chromosome 11, bAmmNel1.pri, whole genome shotgun sequence, the genomic window TTCTGTTGTATACTAGTTGCATTGCACTCAATACTTATTAGTGACTTCAGGAGTAAGAATGAAAATGTTTACAACCCTTAAATCagtatttagatttttttagtGTTTGTTGAAGTAACTGACCTATTTAACTAAGGCAATTCAATAACATGCCTGTTTTTTGTGTTAGCTTCAGGAGGATGAGCTGCGAgatgcagtgctgctcctgtttgCAAACAAACAGGATCTGCCCAATGCCATGGCAATCAGTGAAATGACAGACAAACTAGGCCTTCAGTCTCTGCGTAACAGAACTGTAAGTGCTCAGCTTCCTCACTGCTCGACTCTTTGCTCCCTCTATTATTTATCAGAAATGTAAAGTTCCTCTAAGGGAAAGGGTAGTTTTCACCTTTTTCTGTAGAAAGATGCACACACCTACTGTTAAACTTCATAATGGATAATTCAGGTCCTTGTTCAAAATAAGTGATTTAGAAGTATAATCCAGTGTGTTCAGCTGTTAGAGGTGTTTTGTTTCTCACCTTTTTCTGAAAACATACAAACACTCCAGTCTGTCATTGAAATGCAGACATCCAGCATTTCACAAAGTATGTGATGGGATTTCCTGTTTTCTCAGTACCCTGGGAGAACAAATGCATTCTACATTCCCACCTCCAGGAGGAAATTACGTAGCTTCCAGAATATTAGATTTCATCTGCTCAGGTTTTAGAGGCACAGGTTTGGTTCATATGAACCATCCCACCTTTTGTAATCTGAGTGTCTGTGTTGGCACACTAAGATCCTGACCATAGAAGCTGTTTCAGAGGTCCATTCATGTAGATAATTCCACGTTCACTTCCCAAAATGCAGTCTTTCATAGACAAGAAGTAGTTTTCAGCATGTAAACCAAATACAAgttctgtgtttgtttcttgATGCCTTAAGCTATGTTGTAGCCTTTATTAGGCCAGCACTTGAATTTCCAGACAATGTCTGAACCTCCTCTACACTACATGTACTTctcaaaattttttaaaataccatttgTTCAATCTTGATTCTACTTACAGCACAAAACACTGGTATAACACACACAATTCTAACAGCACTAAAGAGTGTCACACTGTCATAACTTAGCTTGCATTTTGTCAgtatttaaattgaatttttgtGTTCTACATTAACAGTGGTATGTCCAGGCTACCTGTGCTACGCAAGGAACTGGTCTGTATGAGGGACTTGACTGGCTGTCAAATGAACTCTCAAAACGCTAATTCCTACTGGATGACTCTTTCACCAGGGACATGTTTGATATAAGTGGTCTAGGCTTGTTACAACAAAATTAGTTTGCATCTTGGTTATTACAGTATCTGGAACTGATATTTGGGCAGGATATTACAGCGTTTCAACTTGTTTCGTTGCCAATTTATTGTTTACCGAGCTACATGTTGCAAAGGTAGCAATATGCTTGGGTAAAAATCTCCTTAACTTGGAAAAAGTGTATCTTCTGATTTTATTCCCCTTGTTAGCCTAAATGCCTGAATATAGTTATTGTGACATCTTTAAGATCTGTTTTGAATACTCTTTGAGCCTcaataaattaatgttttaattttttttctccctgctaCTCTTAGTTTACTGATGCCCTGTTTCATTCCTCAGACAGTCTGCTGATTTAAAAATGTAGCATTCCgtatgtatttatttctctcCCTTGCCAAAAAGATTTCCTAATTCTGCTTGTTCcaagccaaggaaatgctctAAAACACTATACAAATCTACTGCACTGAGGAACATTTTATTGATCCTTGGGTTCTGTCAGCCCAACTTGCCTTTGTGTGAATTGGATTTGATGGGTAGAATAGTTCTGTGCTGGTTGCGAAGAGCTCATGTTGAGGTTGTTTTTAATATTCAGCAGATTGTCTTCCTTTATATTGTATCTTTTTTTTATGTTGCATGTTGCTTTTTGGTATCAGCCTGACTATTTTTGCCCAGTGTATAATAGTTCTGCTGAAGTTTTACTGTTTGTTGGTGAACATATCTTCATaaggaaattttggaaaattcaTCAAACTCAATGGATTCGTTTCTTCATAACCCACTTGGAATTATTCCtaataaaatgataaaatgtATAGTTCTGTGTATTCTCTTCTTGATTCCTGAAATAGTTGAATGCAAATTATCATTTATTCTTTCTCCATATACTGAGCTTTCCTGCAGCTTGAATATGGACACCAGTCTCAAATTTTCACTTGTTTGGAGCTGTAGAGTGGGACATGGAAGGGAGGCAACCAAGTTGTATACAGTGCAGTAGAGTAGCTGTCATTGGGGCTTACATAATTCTGTAATGTCTTTTGAAGTTGTAAATCTAAAATTCCTTTCAAGATGTCCAGATATGAAAATACTAACAGttaaaaaattgtaataaaaCAAATTTGAACTGCCTGAAAAGCATGCATGTCTGTTTCATAGTTTTATCTACATGTCAAAACCTACATGGGTCCCAGCAGGAGAGTCACACGTTCTGTTGGTGGCTAGCTGGGAAGGTAACCTGAGTGTTTTTTACAGGGATATAGCAAATATTACAATAATGCTGATAATCACTCCCCAAAAATCATCTCTACAcaactgctgctggctgttttcatatttctgtcCCCTTACACCTTTGTAGTTCAAAAGGCATTAATTAATATGTGTTTTGAGGCTGCTACTGATGGGTAGTTTAGAATCTATTTTTCTGTTGCCTGTCTGCTGTATAGAAGCAAATACTGTTCAACCCTCCCACTAAAATGTGCTGTCCTATTGATTGGTTGTCTTTAGGAACCCAAAGCATGATTGTGTTGCAGTTTCAGGCTAAGTGCTTCTCATTTTCCACCCAGGTCTGGTTACCCTTGCTACAAGAAATCCCAGTGACAAGGTCTGGTAAACTCAAGCTAGTTTTGGTTCAGAACACCTTCCTGGGCAGCTTCTGCTGTAAGTGAGGTTTAAGTTCTTAGGAGGTGCTGTTACTGTGAGCACAGGTAAGCAGGGAGCATCCCAGAGTTTTTGAATAGAGTCCTTAAATGTCTTCAATGTGTAATGGAAACCCAGGAGACAGTGTAAGGTGAGAAGGGTTTTGCCTGCACCTTTAATGAATTGCTGATTACTTATTAACCAAAGCTGATATACCCATGCATTTGATCAGTTGTTGTTGATGTGCACATTTCTAGCAATGCAGTTCCTTGAATTAAACCTTAAAAGGTACACCTTGTTCAGAAGAGACAGCTTGTCTCTAATTTAAGCTGGTTTTTGTAGTCCCAGTAggttaaaataaacaatgcttGTTACACAGTTAGAGGTACTCTTTAAATGAAACAGTGGATACTTAAATTAGGCCTATTACCATGAAGGAAACATTCTGCTTGGTAgagatttaattatttaaatgagCAAGTATTCAGGTTTAGGTGAGCTCTGTTGAGTCTCTATTCTTTTCAGTTGCAGCATGGGTATACAAAGTTCATATTTCTGAGTCATCATGCTTGGGTTTTTGTATCAGTAGGTGTAACTCTGCTATGAAATGAATAATTTCTCAAAGTCAGAAAGTAATGAAGATCTTGAGCCTCATTTAAGAGTGATGGAGTCTGCATGAGGGTTAAGGCTACAGCTTGCACTGAAATGCAGGAAGACAATGTTGGGTATCAGTAACAATGTACAGTACAGCCCTGTTCTTTAGAGGAAGATGAAATTCCCACAATGTTTTCATGTCTCTTAGGAGTTTAGATACTAACGTGGTTTGTCATTTCCCTATCAGAAGTCAAGTACCTGAACTGAGCTGCTGTCCCTCAAGTTCAAAATCTTGAGCAGGCATGAGACTCCTAGAAATGTGTTCCTCATTCTCTGTAGTGACAGGAAATCCAGAGTTCCAGTAGCTGAAATGTCTCTGTGTACATTACCTTCTGTATTCAAACAAATGGGTAAGTTCTGCTGCATGGGGAGTTAGACAAGTAATATTTGTGTACAGGGAGCTTTATTTCAGTGTGTCAGATGGCCAGCTTAACTATAGAGAACAAAATACTGCATAAAGAgtggattttcttttatttgacCATGGTGACACAATTTATTTCTCAAATATTAAGTATATgtatgattttaattttttaattgtttgcaAGAATAGCTCAGGTTGTTTAAAACATTGGTTTAAGGTTTGCCAGTAAAGAAAATTCAGAGTCCAGTTATTGTCTAAGAAATCTTTCTATAAACGTCTGGACAAAGGCAGTTTGAGTGCAATATGGTGAAACTTAGCACATCACCTTGTCCAGTATGTCTTTCCCACCCTTATTAAGAACGGAGACTTAAGAAACTACATTTCATATGCTGCCATTGGATTTGTGAATAAAGCTGGGCTGCCAAAATTGAAATGTTTAAGGCTTTTCCTCTTACTGGGTAGGAGTTGGAAGACTTGaaacaattttctttctatGCCAATAATATGAGAAACAAGGCAACCACACAATTAATTTGACATGTTGAAAGCTCTGATGCCTTAGCACACTGGgtatttttccccttgtttttttcataccatttttctcttcccttttctttatcCTTCTCTCAATCATATTTGGCATCCTTGCTTGCTTTATCATGATACATATAGGTGCTTTACTTAATGCTTGAATTATACTTTTCAAAAATAGCAATGATAGAAGAGTTGTGCAAGAATTCAAGTACTGTCACAGGAGGATGAGACCTCTTTGTCTGGAACAGATATGGTCAGGGGAAAGAACAATAGGAGTTTCAAGTTGCCAGACCAGTCTGAAGGATCTGGCAGAACTTGGTTGATTTTGTACGTATCAAATACACAGGTAAACATTTCACAATATCCAGAGCCTAAAAATGAGCCAAGTGTGCTCCCTTCAGGAGGTCAGTGTTTTGAGTGCCCTTAGTTCTGTAATATTCTTGTGAGTGATGAGTTTGTCCACAGCAGGAGCTACTGTGGAAGAAACTTCTCCCTCCTGAGACAACAGCcgggcaggaggcagcactgTCTCTCTTTAAGGAATCAGAGATGGGAAATTCAAGTAGAAGGCAAatagattttcctttttccttaacAGGAGGTCTGGGAAAGTAgaataacaaaaacaaaaaatcccatccACATTTACAGAGATGCAAACAAAATTGTACCCAGTTTTTTGTTGTGAAGGGCATGGAACTTTCCAATTGCTGGATGAGGAACAAGTACAGGTGAGTTTAagtttatgaaataaaatgcagacAAGTTGGATGGGACTTGTACAAATGTGGGTTCTGGATGGAAGAATTAATTGCTGGGCAAGGTCCAGTGGTGTAGGGAGTGCCAAAATGGGAGTTAAAAATCAACATAAGTGCAGTAGGAAGCACCATCTGTTACCTTATACAGATGTAAATACAGCTTGGGGGCTCTGGGCCAAAGGTATAcctaaggggtttttttccccaaaaaaactcAGGTTTTTTGCACTGTGCCTTTCCCTGGTGCTGCATTCCCATTCTTGACATGTGGCAGGTTCCTAACAAGATTGCTGCTATTGGCAgtcagcccctgctgctgcagtttcctAACTGGAGGATACTGGGTCTGGAGATTCCCCAGCATCAGCTCACAGGACTGAATATCTCCTAAACATAGTAAAGGATTATCTGCCATGTGCAAGggcctgttccagtgctgtgTTTGCCCTCACCACTTGCTTCCTGCAGATTGCAGCTTCCCTTTGCACTCCCTCTCCCTGGTCTGCggggaggcagaggcagcagcccaagtgccagcagagcaagcaggagggagctgctgtttctgggaAGGGAGGCAGAGCACCGGGCAAGTCTGtcctctgagcagctccatcTTCTGGTTCCAGGGACAAGTTACaagttttattgttttggttaggaaaaaacaaagtaaCCCAGTTGTAATGGATTGGTAAGGACAAGAATATTCTGTTGAGTTACAGGGGGAGCTCAGTTGGCCCATATAAGTTATACAATCTCACTTCCATCACCCTTCACAGCATAGCAATTACTATGGCAAGACACAGCACCAGCAATCCTCAGAAATATCTCACCTGAAAGTGACTTCCTGGTTTGAGTAGTGTTTAAACAGCTGAGTGAATCCCAGCTACAGAGCACCAGAATGTAGGGCAAGGTGTGCAAGAGCAGGTGTGCAAGAGATAGTGCACACCTTTTATCAACCCAGGCAGACTTGTTTTGCCATGGAAGACACCAGTAactaggaaaaaacccaaactgacAACAGTGACCGACAATTGATAAAGGGAGTTTTATTTAGGTGAAAGAGGAAGTGAATGGTTTccaaatgctttttgttttctatggGTCAATGATGCAGGGCAAGAAGCTTGTTAAATGACTGAACCCACTAGGGTATGGATCACATTCTGTGAAGGTATGGATAAAATACACTTCCCTGCATCTGACAAAACAGGGCAAACTAGTTAGGCTAttccttgaaagaaaaaatgcatgTAAAAACACTACAAATTCAGGTTGTCTTTGTatgcaagagaaaaacaaaatataaccATTGTGATAAAGGTTTGCAAGTCACTTGTGTTACTTTGTAAAGATTTAGGCACAGATAAGTAATGCACATTGTTCTGTATCTCTCCCCACCTGAAAACAGATGATAGTGATAAAAATCTCCCTCCCATCCAAAGCTGCTTGTCCTAAACTCCAGTATCCTTTATTGCTGATGACTCAAACCAGAAGGAGCATATGTTCAAAGTAGATGCTGTTTCTTCATGTAGTCCAATTTCACAAGGTGTTAACATTATCCTCATTACCCATGTTATGTGGGCAGACAAATTGCTTCCAAATCAATTATAGCCTTGAATTTAACATGGTTGATTTTTGACAAGGTCTACTCACTGATAATTAAGAACATCATTTCAGAAGTTGGTAGGTACAAGTACATTGTTCATGCAACTTACTAGAAGTTGTGCCATAGTAATGGTAAGTGAAAAAGACAATTTATGAACTTAAATTACCATTATATTAATCAAAGTGGAGTCAACTAAATCCATATAAATTTCGgttctgtgtttatttctgaATTAAACAGGGTTCAATTTGTAGACTGTCTTACAAATCacattaaattccttttttttaaacaaaataatttttaattctttaaaaacaCCATTAAAAAGGTATATGATAATCAAATTTTCAAAACCCTGTCTTCAATGTATTTTTCCCATTAGCATgtaaaaaagggggaaattgTCATGCCAATATTCTGAATAGTGTGACAATACTCAGTAGAGCCATTAAACAAATCAACTCTTAATTAATCATTTTGGCCTTCCTTTTAGTAGCATACAAGTCAGGGTCTAACCTCAGTTGCCCAGCAGtacattaaattaaatttcttgtttaaaaacccccaaaagcaCCATGCCAGAGCTACTCTATTTCCACTTCAAGTCACATATTAGTGCTATATGATCAGAAGGATGTGAAACACTTGGCAAAGCCTGGTGGGTTGTTATTTCTTCATGACTTGGCAATGGAATAACTTGTTCCACCTCTAGAGCGTTTCTGTCAATGAAAATGTAGTCCAGACATCCATGAAAGCCACCAACATAGTTTGTGTAAGCAGGTTCTCCACAAGCACTTAGCAGTTTGAAAGGATGGCTTAGAGACATACTGCACCTTTCTTCCTCCCCATTTGAGACCCAGTCTTCATGATCTTCAGCAATGCCACCACTGCTGATAAAACTGTAGGCTCCTGAGGAGGGTGTGCTATTAAAATCTCCACAGAATATGACTGGGATCCTGGGGTACAAGTCACAGGCTACGTGCTGGATGTGAGACATGGCCACAGCAACCTGGATCAGACGGATGTTCCCACCTTAGGACATAAAACAGTATTATTTCAAATAATGCAGAACAGTACTGGAGGTGCTCACTGGGTTGCTCATTTAAGCAAATATAGCTCTGAAACAGCAATCCTGAATTTTAGAATAGTTTTCATGAATTAAGAAGCCTTTAAAGTTTGTGACTATGAAAGTTTTTGAGTAATAATTTCAACTTAAACTCACCCATGCATGATCTCTGAAGTTTTAACACCCATATAGagaaattttccatttcatggCAACCATCCTATTAATATTCCCAAAAAGGTACAGAACCAAAAGAAAACTAACTGAGCAGAAGAATCTCCCCTAACAGCTTCTGGAGCCCAATCTGGTTGCCCCTCCTGGCAGTACTCTGGGAGAGCTCCATGTTCAACAGGTCTGGGAAACCATAAGCACACACAAAGTTCTCTCTATTTTATGGGCTGCTTTTTGGGTGAATTGTGTGTACTGTGACTTGCCTTGCTTTCAGCTGGATTCTACTGACTCCTAGGcacactaaaaaaataaatatataaacagaCCTAGGAGTCTGGCATGATTCCATCTAGATAAGAAGTGAGGCAGGAAACCCTCAGTTCCAGAAGAAAAGGCTATAGCTGCAAAAGAATGGTGGGAAATCTATTCTCCCAAGGTAGAGCAAAAACCTTTCCAAACCCAGTTATCCTACATGCAGGAATGTGCCAAAATTACCTTTGGGGTGCCAGTATAGGTGGGTATTTGCTACACAAAGTTTCCTGGAAGGATCAGTTGTAGACTGAAGAACTGAAACCTTTAAGAGAGAAAACAGTGTTTGTTAAGTCTTAAATAGAGAggttatatattttaaaatgtcagctTATGCCTCTGTGGCAATCCAGTTCAAAGAATCTGATGCTTATAACCAATAAACTCAATTGAGGAGCTGTACTGTTCAATAGTCTTCTATGTAAGGTCTGGGTATCAGCCAAAATATTACCACTACATCATTTAACAAACATTCTTTTGACTGTGTCCATTTTGGCCATAGTTTTCCATAAGATATAGTTTAGGCTGTATTATTCTGAATACATTTGTATTCACTCTCTGCAACAGAACTGGAGCTAAATCTCCATTTTCAGCAATCAAATGTAGCATTCCATAATTGTTAAACTGAATAAAATTTGGAGGTGATTTCAGTTATCAAAGAAATCCCATTAGTCCTACTCAGTCCATGAGCAGGAAACTTTTACTGGTGTTTCTGCAGTTCCTGACACAGCCTTTTATCTTACACACTTGTACTTGCACactgctctgtgggcagagccTCTGGCATCAGGAAGCTCACACACCTGTCCAACCTTATTTGTCTCCCTCCTGTCACTTGCTAAAGAGGCATTATAAAGCATACTCAACTAACTTAAAATTGATTTATAAGACCTAAGTTTTATAAAGTACATTCTGACATATAAGAGTAAGTAATGAAACACTGGCTGCCAATACCACCAGCCAGGAATCACTACCTGGCCCAGAATCTCAACAGCTGTcttcattttaaagcaaaataatattGCCTTTTTTTACCAAATTTGGGTAATTCCATATATGCAGTTCAGTAAGATctcaatgttttatttttgttcctaAGCTGATCTTCTCCTCTATTCATTACCCCAGCTAACAGAGAACAAAGTTCCATGTTTCAAACTCTTAATCCCTCATCTCCATTCTACTGCCTGAGGCTCAAGAACGCTGGTCCTGCTGCACCTGGAGACAGtgggaggagaagaaaggaggaaaaaagaaggaaaagagaaggcgGCGTGTCCAAGCTGgtacctgcagcacagaggacctctgcagcaccttctcctgCACCAGGGGGTACTTGGCCAGCTGCTcacacagctccttgtgcagcGGCTCTGAGAGCAGGGCTTCGCTGAAAGCGATGTCGTGCTGGCTGAGGAGGCTGAACTTGTCCCTGCGATAGAAAGTGGCGAGGCCCTCGTGCTGCTTCTCCTTAATCTTGAACAGCCCCTCCAGTCCAAAAGCATCCAGCGCCGGGGCCAAGCTGTCCACGAAGACAGATTTATCCACCTCTTGCAAGCAGATGAGATCGGCGCTGTAGCCCGCCAGCTCCTTCTTGAGCAGGTTCTGGCGGTAGTCGATCTCCAGGGCGTAGGGAGCGCAGTAGGGGTAGAGCACGGTGCGGGAGAACTCCGTTTGCGCGTACGTGTCGGCCAGGATGTTGTAGGAGACGGCGCGGACGGAGCCGTGGCCGCAAACCTTCTTGGTGTAGAGGTGCCGGGCGTCAAAGGTGCAGGCGCCGGGCCCGGCCTCTACGGGGCCGCTGCTTTCCACCTCGAGGGCCGGGCCGTAGCGCTGCTCCCCGTCCCCGGGCGTGCAGCGCAGCTTCAGCCGCAGCCCCACCAGCGCGTTGGACGGCGTGAACACGCGCTCGGCCGCCGCCGTCTCCACCCAGGCCTCCCCAGCCGCCTCCCCGCCGTCCGCGGGGCGCTGCTCGCGGAACCAGCGAAACAGGCAGTGCTGCGGGGCGGCGAACTCGGCGCTCACCTTGGGGCACACGGGGAAGCCGGCGAGGAGCGAGCGCGGCAGGCGGAGCTCGGTGAGCGCGGGCGGGTTGCGCTCCACGCGGTACCGCGCGTCCCCGATGTGGAGCACGGCGCCGTCCTGCCAGGCAGCCGCGTTCGGCACCTCCTCCGCCACCGCGGCGCCGTCGCGGGAGAACAGCCGCACGGCCGGCACCGCCGGCACCGCCGCCTCGCCCTCCGCGCCGCCCTCCGCCCGCGCCTTCTTGCTCTTCTTGCCCGCCTTGCCTTGGCCCTTAGCGGCGTTGGTGGCGATGCGCGCCAGCGCCCGCCCCAGCGGCTCCTCCTGGTCGCGCTGCATGTGCCGAGCACTGCCGTCGGGCAGCACGAACCGCAGGCTCAGCTTAGGCTCGGACGGGACGCAGCGCACCACGGCGCGCTCCatggcggcgggcgggcggccgcCACCGCCGTGCGGGGGTGCGGCGGGGGAGCCGCGGAGGCTCCGGAGGGCGGAGCAGAGCCGACGCCACATGGACCCGGCGCCGCTGCGGCTTCCGCGGGGCGCGGCCGGAACCGCCGAGCGGGGCGGGGCGAGGCGAGGCTGTCGCAGCCGTCACCGCGCGCGACGGGGGCGGGGCAACGGGCGGGGCTGCCGTCAGCGCGCGGGACAaggggcggggccgcgcgggAGGCGGGAAGAGGGCGGGCTCGCGCCGTCGGCCGTGaggcagcgccccctgccgctGCCCCGTGCCCCGCTTCGGGCCGTGCTGTCGCTCCCGTGCCCGCAGCCCGTGCCCGCAGCCCGTGCCCCGCCGTTAACCCGCCGGCACGGCGTGAGTCTGGCCGACCGGAGTACCAGCGGgttctgctccttcagcagcaaaA contains:
- the PDE12 gene encoding 2',5'-phosphodiesterase 12, with protein sequence MWRRLCSALRSLRGSPAAPPHGGGGRPPAAMERAVVRCVPSEPKLSLRFVLPDGSARHMQRDQEEPLGRALARIATNAAKGQGKAGKKSKKARAEGGAEGEAAVPAVPAVRLFSRDGAAVAEEVPNAAAWQDGAVLHIGDARYRVERNPPALTELRLPRSLLAGFPVCPKVSAEFAAPQHCLFRWFREQRPADGGEAAGEAWVETAAAERVFTPSNALVGLRLKLRCTPGDGEQRYGPALEVESSGPVEAGPGACTFDARHLYTKKVCGHGSVRAVSYNILADTYAQTEFSRTVLYPYCAPYALEIDYRQNLLKKELAGYSADLICLQEVDKSVFVDSLAPALDAFGLEGLFKIKEKQHEGLATFYRRDKFSLLSQHDIAFSEALLSEPLHKELCEQLAKYPLVQEKVLQRSSVLQVSVLQSTTDPSRKLCVANTHLYWHPKGGNIRLIQVAVAMSHIQHVACDLYPRIPVIFCGDFNSTPSSGAYSFISSGGIAEDHEDWVSNGEEERCSMSLSHPFKLLSACGEPAYTNYVGGFHGCLDYIFIDRNALEVEQVIPLPSHEEITTHQALPSVSHPSDHIALICDLKWK